Proteins encoded by one window of Culicoides brevitarsis isolate CSIRO-B50_1 chromosome 2, AGI_CSIRO_Cbre_v1, whole genome shotgun sequence:
- the LOC134828825 gene encoding serine protease inhibitor 42Dd-like, producing the protein MRISREIKFLNLGDGSSNVVISPFSIEQSLSIIALAANGNTSTELQALLGHKSDFLLESLSSHSKSYITANRVYVYSDRSLNEEFQSTIEKRVGYAVAESIDFRNNYRAALKINGWIANQTDQKIQDLINPDAITGDTRVVLVNAIYFKGNWKYKFEKENTFTDDFYVTETQKKPMEFMQLKTDFRYNEFKDLDATCVELPYEDENVAMYVVLPRKRTGLKDVLQKFYKIDFHTEIVENLIEQKVDVTLPRFTTEFSTNLNTALKKMGAKTIFSGKADFSNLVNSPEPIELSEVIHKAVLEVNEDGVVGAAATEEVLVSRCAPICEYLEADHPFLYVIYDRNARQMLFLGEFHS; encoded by the exons ATGAGAATTTCacgtgaaattaaatttttg aatcTCGGCGATGGATCTTCGAACGTCGTCATTTCACCATTTTCCATCGAACAAAGTCTTTCGATCATCGCATTAGCTGCTAATGGCAACACTTCCACCGAGCTTCAAGCCCTTTTGGGACACAAATCCGACTTTTTGTTGGAATCCTTGTCATCGCACTCCAAATCTTACATCACCGCAAACCGAGTTTACGTTTATTCAGACCGCAGCTTGAACGAAGAGTTCCAGTCGACGATCGAAAAACGCGTTGGATATGCCGTCGCCGAGTCAATTGACTTTAGAAATAATTACAGGGCGGCTCTAAAAATCAACGGATGGATCGCAAACCAAACGgaccaaaaaattcaagatttaatTAATCCCGATGCGATCACCGGAGACACGCGAGTCGTTTTGGTAAACGCAATTTACTTCAAAGGCAACTGGAAATACAAATTCGAGAAGGAAAATACGTTCACGGACGATTTTTACGTGACCGAAACTCAAAAAAAGCCAATGGAGTTCATGCAACTGAAGACCGACTTCCGTTACAACGAATTTAAAGATCTCGATGCGACTTGCGTTGAATTGCCGTATGAGGATGAAAATGTCGCGATGTATGTCGTGCTGCCCCGAAAACGCACCGGCCTGAAGGATGTACTccaaaaattctacaaaattgattttcacacGGAAATTGTCGAAAACTTGATTGAACAAAAAGTTGACGTCACCCTTCCTCGATTCACGACTGAATTCAGTACAAATTTGAACACGGCCTTGAAAAAAATGGGAGCAAAGACGATTTTCAGTGGCAAAGCTGATTTTAGTAACTTAGTCAACTCCCCAGAACCGATCGAACTGAGCGAAGTCATCCACAAAGCGGTCTTGGAGGTGAACGAAGACGGAGTTGTGGGAGCTGCAGCAACGGAAGAAGTCCTAGTGAGTCGTTGTGCCCCGATTTGCGAGTATTTGGAGGCCGATCATCCATTCTTGTACGTAATTTACGATCGAAATGCCCGTCAAATGTTATTTTTGGGAGAATTTCATTcgtaa
- the LOC134832102 gene encoding zinc finger and BTB domain-containing protein 26-like: protein MLMPKVILETSGQQNSDPDEEEYDHDDEGPEMEIQDHWSNPSKSQLYRLMDQLGRFVCPRIYCRRGYKHVGSLQRHLKYECGGVKMFRCHMCGKAFSQKFPLKRHVEYQCKMLKVFKFS, encoded by the exons ATGTTGATGCCTAAAGTGATACTCGAGACATCGGGACAGCAAAATAGTGATCCAGATGAAGAAG aaTACGATCACGACGATGAGGGACCTGAAATGGAAATTCAAGATCATTGGAGTAATCCAAGCAAATCGCAACTTTACAGACTCATGGATCAACTCGGGCGTTTTGTGTGTCCCCGAATTTATTGTCGACGTGGCTACAAGCACGTTGGCTCCTTACAACGACATCTCAa GTACGAATGTGGCGGCGTCAAAATGTTCCGGTGTCACATGTGTGGCAAAGCATTCTCACAAAAGTTCCCGCTCAAACGGCATGTTGAATATCAAtgcaaaatgttaaaagttttcaagttCTCGTAA